Below is a window of Pseudodesulfovibrio sp. 5S69 DNA.
TTGGTCAATCCCTTGAGGCTGACCAGGGGACGCGTGCCCTCGGGAATGGGCCGGGTGCGCATCGGCCGGACGAACATCGTCTCGCTCATCCCCCTAACCCTCCGGCTCGATGTTGGTGCCGAGCGCGGCGGGCGCGTCGATACGGCGGCCCCGCCAGGCGGACAGGATCAGGACCAGGATGGTCAGCAGGTACGGGAGCATGAGCAGCAGTGAGGACGGCAGGTGCGTTCCTGCGGCCTGGAGCCGCAACTGGAAGGCCATGACCCCGCCGAAGAGGTACGCGCCGGCCACGGCCCGGCCCGGACGCCAGAAGGCGAAAATGACCAGGGCCACCGCGATCCAACCGCGCCCGCCGGACAGGCCGTTGGTCCACAAGTGGGTGTAGGCCAGGGACAGGTACGCCCCGCCGAGACCGACCAGGAACCCGCCGGCGATGACCGCGAAGTAGCGAAGCCGGATGGGCTTCAGACCCGCAGCGGCGGCTGCGGCGGGCATCTCGCCCGTGGCCGCTACGTGCAGGCCGAGGCTGGTCCGCTTGAAAAAGAACCAGAATAGGACCGGGATCACGAAGGAGACGTAGACCAGCATGTCATGTTTGAAGAAGATGTCGCCCAGCACCGGTATCTGCGAAAGAAGCGGAAAATTGAAGGGGTCGAAACCGGGAGCGGCCAGGCCGACGTAAGGCACGCCGAGAAAATGGGTCAGGCCCCCGCCCAGGATGGTCAGGGCCAGGCCGGAGACCACCTGGTTGCCCAGGCAGGAGACGCAGACAAAGGCATGCAGGGAGGCCATGACCATCCCGGCACAGCCGCCCGCCAGGAAGCCGAGCCACGGCGAGCCGGTGACGTAGCTGGCCCAGAAGGCCGCCAGGGCGGACACGGCCATCATGCCCTCCACGCCGAGGTTGAGCACCCCGCCCTTCTCGGTCATCATCTCGCCCAAGGTGGCGTACAGGATGGGGGTGCCGGACTGCACCGTGGCCGCGAACAAGGGTATGAGGAAATCCCACATGGCTTACTCCTGCCTCGGTTTGCGGACCAGCTTGTAGGTCAGGAAGAACTGCCCGGCCAACACGGTGAGCAGGATGATGCCCTCCATGATGGTCCCGAAGGCCGCCGGGATCTGCAATTTGAGCTGCATGTTCTCCACCCCCACCCGGAGCGCGGCCAGGAGGAAGGAGGCAAACGCGATGTTCAGCGGCTCCAGCCGGGCCAGCCAGGCAACCACGATGGCGGTGTAGCCGTAGCCGACCATGAGGGAAGGCTGCAACCGGTTGAGGATGGCCGAGGTCTCCACGCACCCGGCCCAACCCGCGAACCCGCCGGACAGCGCCATGACCAGCAGGACGAGCATGCCGTAGCGGATCTTGGCGTACCGGGCTACGCGCGCACCCTCGCCGCTGGCCTTCAATTCGAAACCGAGCCGGGTGAAGCGCATGAAGGCCCACAGGCCGATGCCCACGACCACGCAGAAGACGATGCCCCAGTGCACGCGGCTGCCCGCGATGCCGGGGATGATCGCCCCTGCGGTGAATTCGGGGGTCATGGGAAAGCCGAAGCTCGCCGGGTCCTTCCACACGCCGAAGACCAGGTAGTCCAGGAGCAGGATGGCAATGTAGTTGAGCATCAATGTCGAGATGATCTCGTTGACCCGCAGCTTCAACTTGAGCACGGCCGGGATCAGCGCCCAGATGCCTCCCAGAATGAAGGCCATGATGAACATGAGCGGCAGGAGCACGAACCGGGGCAGGTCGGGAAAGGCCAGGGCCATCCAGGTGGCCCCGATGGCCCCCAGGGCGAACTGCCCTTCGGCCCCGATGTTCCATATCTGCATACGGAAGGCCACGGCCACGCCGAGCGAACAGAGGAACAGCGGAATGGCCTTGAGGAGCACGTCCTCCAGGGACCAGACGTTGCCGAAACTCCCCTGCCACAGGACGGTCATGCCGTACATGGCGTCCTTGCCCTGGCCCTTGAGCAACAGGGCGCTGAGCACGAGGGAAAAGAGCAGGGCGCCCAGGAATACGACCAGGGCGCCCCACTTCCAGGGTTCATCTCTTTTTCTGATCTTCAGCACGTGACCCGTTCTAGTTGGTGGTGCCGACTACGCCATCGACGAACCAGTCCATGCCGAGGAGCGCGCCGTCGTCCGGGGAGGTGCCCTCGGCGATGACCACTTCACCGGCCTGGTTCTTGATCGGACCGGCGAAGATGGTGTCGTTACCGGCCATGAGCTCGGCCTTCTTGGCGTTGACCATGGACTTGACGTCGTCCGGGACCATGGAACCCATGGGGGCGATGTCGACCACGCCGTCCTGCATGGACCACCAGGTGGACTGGTCGCCCTTCCAGGTGCCGTCGCGGACTTCCTGGATGGTCTTCACGTACATGGGGCCCCAGTTCCAGATGGCGGAGGTCAGGTTCGCCTTGGGCGCGAAGGAGGACATGTCGGAGTTGTAGCCGATGGCGTAGGCGCCGGCTTCCTGGGCGGCTTCCTGGGCGGCCGGGGAGTCCTGATGCTGGGTGATGACGTCGCAACCGGCGTCCAGCAGAGACTTGGCGGCGTCCTTTTCCAGCGCCGGGTCATACCAGGTCTTGGTCCAGACCACGCGAACCTTGGCGTCCGGGTTCACCTCGCGCACGCCGATGGTGAAGGCGTTGATGCCGCGAATGACTTCGGGAATCGGGAAGGCGGCCACGTAGCCGATCTGGTTGGACTTGGTCATGGAACCGGCGATCAGCCCGGTCAGGTAGCGGGCCTGATAGATGCGCCCGAAGTAGTTGCTCACGTTGGCGGCCTTCTTGAAGCCGGAGCAATGCATGAACTTGGTGTTCGGAAATTCCTTGGCGACCTTCATGACCGGGTCCATGTAGCCGAAGCTGGTGGCGAAGATGATATCCATCCCTTCGCGGGCCATGTTCCGCAGCACGCGCTCGGAATCCGCGCCCTCGGGCACCGACTCGGCGTACTTGGTGGTGGCGTAAGGCAACGCCTCCACGGCTTGGCGGCCGAGGTCGTGGGCGTAGGAGTAACCGGCGTCGCCCACCGGGGAGACATAAAGGAACCCGGCCTTGACGACCTTGGCCTCTTCCTTGGGCGCGGGGGCCTGGGCCTCTTCGGTCTTGGCGGGTTCTTCGGCCTTCTTCTCCTTCTGCGGGGCTTCACCGCAGGCGAAAAGGGACAGCGCCAGCAGCAAGGCCGCGGGCAGACCAATCAGTTTCAGCAGTTTCTTCATGAGGACCTCTCCGTTAGCGGTTAAATATCAAAAACGCATATCTCAGCAACCTGTATCGGGCAAGACCCAATTTCGCCGAGACGTCAGTAGTGTTTTGCAATATAAAGATATTTATTTTGGACCGGCCACTATTCGGAGGCCTGGGCGATCGGTTCCACGAACTGGGAACCGGCGTCCCACGGGAAGAGTATCCAGGTGTCCTGGCTGACCTCGGTGATGAAGGTGTCCACCGTGGGCCGGCCCGCAGGCTTGGCGTAGACCGTGGCGAAGTGCGCCTTGGGCACCATGTCACGGGCTATCTTGGCTGTCTTGCCCGTGTCCACGAGGTCGTCGATGAGCAGCCAGCCCTCCCCTTCGCAGTCCACGCCCTTGAGGATACTGGCCTCGCCCTGATCCTTCCAGTCGTAGGAGGACAGACAGATGGTGTCGATGAGGTGAATGTCCAGTTCGCGGGCGATGATGGCCGCGGGTACCAGCCCGCCGCGGGTGATGGCCAGGATGCCCTTCCAGGGCCCTTTTTCCACCAGCCGCCAGGACAGGGCTCGGCAATCGCGGTGCAACTGCTCCCAGGAAACCGGAAACATCTTCTGGTATCGGCTCTTGTCAACCATGGGGAATTCTCCTTGCGCGATGTCGGAACGTCGGGCTTCGTACCCGTGTCCGGCTAATTAATCAAGGGTGCAGGCCCTGCCTTTGTAATCAAAGAGGAACGAGAGCGTCTTGCGAACCTTGGGAGAGAACAGCTTGGTGGACAGGACCCGGCCCGCCACCCGTTTGTTGATCTCCGCCAGCGTGGGGTACGGCATGACCATCGAGGCTATCTTGGACAGCCCTACCCCGCCGTTCAGGGCTGTGGTCCACACCCCGGCCAATTCGCCGGCATGGCGCCCGACGATCTGCGCGCCCAGCGGCTTCTCCCTGTGGTCGAGGATAAGCTTGACCTTGCCGTCAATCCGCCCTTCGGCCCGGGCGCGGTCGTTGTCCGCGAAGAGCTCCTCCCAGACCGAGTACTCCACGCCCGCGTCCACGGCACGCTTCTCGTTCAGGCCCACGCTGGCCAGTTCCGGGTCGGTGTAGGTACACCAGGGCAGCCTCGCGTAATCCGCCTTGCGCGGCAGCCGGAAGACCGCGTTAGACAGGACGATGGACCCTTCGTATCCGGCGGCGTGCGTGAACAGGTACCGGCCGAGTACGTCGCCGCAGGCGAAAATGTGTTCTTGGCTGGTCCGCAGGCGGGCGTCCACCTTGACCCCGCGCCCGGCCAGCTCTACCCCGCAGTTGCCGAGCCCGAGTCCGTCCACGCGCGGCCTGCGTCCGGCGGCCACGAGCAGCTTCTCGGCCCGGACCGTGTGGCTTCTCCCCGTTCGGGTAAATTCGACCTCCACCTCGCCGTTCACCCGGCGCACACCGCTGGTCGCCGTGCACAGCTCCACGCTCACACCCTCCGCCTCAAGTGCCCCCCGGACCACTTCGGCCATGTCCTCGTCCTCCACCGGGAGCAGTTGGCAGTTGCGCTGCACGATGGTCACCCTGGTCCCGAGGCGGGCAAACGCCTGGGCCATCTCGCAGCCGATAGGCCCGCCGCCGATGACGGCCAGGGAGCCAGGCAGCCTGTCCAGGCTGAAGAGATCCTCGTTGGTCAGGTAGTCCACGTCCTCAAGCCCGTCGATGGGCGGCACGGCCGGGGCCGACCCCGTGGCCAGGATCCAGAATCGGGCGGACAGACGCTCGCCCGAGCAGTCGACCACGTGCTCGTCCTCGAAACGTGCCTCCCCGAACAGGACCTTGACGCCCAGTCCGCAAAACCGCTCCTCGGAGTCGTGCGCCTGGATGGCCTCGACGACCTCCCGGATGCGTCGGTTGACCGAGGCCATGTCCACGGGCGGCAGTTCCACCTCGGGCAAGCCGTAGCAGGCCGCGCGGCGCATGTCGTGATAGACCGCGGCCGTGCGGATGAGGGTCTTGCTCGGCACGCAGCCGGTGTGCAGGCAGTCCCCGCCAAGCGAGGGCCCTCGCTCGATGAGCACGGTCTTCACCCCGAGTTGGGCGGCCCCGGAGGCCACGGTCAGCCCGGCCGCCCCGCCGCCGATCACGCCGATGTCATAGTCGAATTCAGCCATGGTTCCTCCGCTTCCGGTACCAGCCGAGCGTCTTCTTCACCATCAGGGGGAAGAGCCCCAGCACGGCGAAGGACAGGATCAGGCTCGGGGAGAGCAGCCCGGACAGGGAGTCGAGCCGCCCCAGCTCCCTGCCCGCGTTGACGTAGACCGCCGTTCCCGGCAGCATGCCCGCCTGGGAAACCCAGGCGTAGGTGAACAGGCGCATGGGCGTCAGGCCCATAAGCGCGTTGACCACGAAAAAAGGAAAAATCGGGATGAGCCGCAGGGTGAAGAGATAAAAGGTTCCCTCCTCCTCCACGCCCCGGTCGATGCGCACGAGCTTGTCGCCGAACCGCCGCCGGACCGAATCCCGCAACACGTAGCGCGACAGCAGGAAGGCCAGGCACGCGCCCAGGGTGCTGGCCAGCGAGACCACGACCAGCCCGACCCACAAGCCGAAGAGCGCCCCGCCCGCCAGGGTGAGCGCGGCGGCAGCGGGCAAACCCAGGGCGGCCACGGTCACATATAAGAAGAAATACGCGCCGAGCACAAGAAAGGCGTGCGCCTCGTAGAGGGCCCCGAACTGTTCGCGTGACTGCCTGAGGTAGTCCAGGGAAAAGAACCGGCCGAGGTCGAAGATAAAATAGGCGGCCACCAGCCCGGCCAGGCAGGCCGCGACAAGGAGTTTTTTGGCCGCCCCCCGGCTCATGCGCCCTCGCTGCGACCCGCGAGCATCTGCGCGCCGTAAAAGGCCGCGCCGAACAGTCCGCTCGCCTCGTTGGCGTTGAGCTTGACCGGCACCGTGTGCAGGAAATCCTGGTACACATGGGAATTATGAAATTCTTCCATGAACTCTGGCACCTGCACAAACATGGGGTTCTTGGCCGCCACCCCGCCCGCGATGAACAGGCCGCCGGTGGTCATCAGCCCGATGGCCCAGTTGCGGCACGCCCTGGCGTAGAACCGGGCGTACCACTTGGTGGTCTCGCTGTCCGGCATCAGTTTGGCCGAAATCTCCTTGGGGGCCAGGTCCTCGCCGGTCAAAAAGCGGTGCACGAGCCGCAACCCCAGCCCGGTGACCACGGAGTCTCCCTCCGGCCAGTTGCGTCCGCTCTCGATGCGGTTGAACTCCGCGTATTCGACCTCATCCAGGCCGACAAAGGGAAAGGCCATGTGTCCGCCTTCGGACGGCAGGGCAACCCACTTGTCGCCGCTCCGGAGCAGCGCGGAATAGCCGAGCCCGGTCCCGGCCCCGATGACGCCGATGGTCTCGCCCTCCACCGGCTCCCCGATCTGGATAGCCAGGGCGTCGTCCACGGCCGCAGTGCGGCAGGCATAGGCCTGGGCCGAAAAATCGTTGATCAGCCGCACGGCGGACGTACCGAAGTCCACCTCGCGCAGGTCCATGCCCCACGGCGCGTTGGGCAGGTGCGGACAGGTCACGCCGTGATACACGGCCCCGGCCGGGGCCAGAACAGCCGCGTCGAACGTGCCCGGACGGACCGGGAAATCACTGTCCCAGAGCTGTTCGACGAGTTCCGGGAACGTCCGCGCCCCGTGGGTTTGCAGCCAGATGGAATCCAGCATTTCGAGGCCCGTGCCCCGCGCCTCGAACAAGGCGAACCGACTGTTGGTGCCGCCGATGTCGGCGGCCAGAATCTTGACCATGCGCCCTTCTCCTCCGTGCAACGCACCCTATCACAAACGGACGAAAAAAAAAGGAGCCCGAAGGCCCCTTTTCCTGCTGAATCGACCGCTTCGGACGGCCCGTTTCGATCAGGCCGCCTCGGTGGCCTTTTCCAGGCCGCCCTCCCCGGACGCCGCCGGGCCCGCCATGTCGGCGAGTTCCACGGGCTGCCGCTTGCGCTGCACGTACTTGCGGGTGATGCGTCTGAGAGTCTCGGTTTTGCCCTCGCGCTCGGCCGGAGAAAGGAACGAAGCGAGCTTGCGCTCAAGCTTGTAGGAGTTCTGCTCTTTGCTGATGGCCACGATGCCCTCCATGACCAGCTTCTGGTTAAGCAGTTCTGCTCGTGTGGAATAATTGATGTTTTCGGCAATGGGCGAAAACACCAGGTGGGACAGGATCAGCCCGTACAGGGTCGAGATAAAGGCCACCGGAATGTTTTTGAGGATCACGGCGGTATCGTTGATGCCCATGAGCAGGCCGATAAGTCCGATGACCGAACCGGCCACGCCGAAGGCCGGAGCCGTGCGGGCCAGGGTCAGGAAGAACCGCTCGCTCTGCTGGCGGCGCAGGTTGAAGAAAGCCATCTCCGCGTTCAGGCACTCGCGGATCTCATCCTCCTTGTAGTTGTCCACCAACAGGCACAACCCGCTCTTCATGAAGGAACTGGTCGCCTTGTTGGCCGAACGCTCAAGCGAGAGCACACCGTCCACCTTGGACTTGACCGACAGGTCGAGCAGAGTGTTGACGATCTCCTCCGCCGTTGTCCGCCCGTTGGCGTAGACGTTCTTGGCCACGGCAAAGGCGTTCTTGACGTGCCCCACCGGGTAGCTGATGAGCATGGCCGCCGTCAGACCGGATATGACGACCAGGAAGGCCGCCAAATTGAAATAGGCCCCGGCCGCACCGGTAAGCATGAAGCTGCCGGTGAAAATGGTCAGGCTCAAAACGATGCCGATAAGATTCTTTCTGCCCATGGATGCCTCCGATCGATCAGCTATTGTTGGCAATGACGATTTCGACGCGCCGGTTTTGGGCCTGGTTGGCCGCCGAGGTGTCGGGCAGCTCGGGCTGATACGCCCCGCGTCCGGTGACCACCAGCCGCTTGGGGTCGATCCCGAGCCGGTTGATAAGTTGCTCGGCCACGCCCGCCGCCCGCTCGGACGACAGGGTGAAGCTCTGCGCCCCCTGAGCCTCGCTCTGATCCACGAATCCGATGACATGGACCAGCCCCACGCTCAGCCGGACCAGGTTCCCGATCTCATCGAGGTAGGCAGCGGACTCGGGCTTGAGCAACCCGGAACTGCCGTCGAAAAACAGGTCGCCGCGCAGGGTCACCCGGACCCGGCCCTGGGCCTCGCGCACCACAGTGATGCCGTTGGTCCGGGAACGGTACAGGACCTCGTTCTCGGCCACGCGGACCACGTCCTGGGAGCCGCCGGTGGCGGTCCGGCTGGCGATCTGACCGATGAGCCCGAGAAGCGGGTCGAGCGCGCTGGCCGACTGGGCCTTTTCGGCGGACTGGTTGCTGAACAGAATCTTCACGTCCTGCCGGGTGCTGGCATAGATGAACAGCACGGCGAAGAGCACGAACATGATCATCATCAGGTCGGACCACGGCACGGCCCAGTCATTGGCGCCGCGGGCTGTGTCCGCCCCTTCCATCTGGTCAAACGAGGCGAATCCCTGGTCGAATTTCATATCCGGTTTCTGCATTGTCGCTCCTGCGTTCTCGCGCGCACGGCTGTATTCCCGCGCGCACGGTATGAAGCAAAAAACCTGCCAGGGACGTAATCGTTTGGGATGACGAAGAAAGTTACCCAGGGTGTCGGTTCGTGAACGGTCGCGGCGGCGCCAAGCGGCCTCCGCCGTCAAGAGTCCGTCGTTGACGCGGCCGGGGATATGGGGAACATTCCGGGCATGAAAAAAGGCCCCTTCCGCAACCGCTCCCCCATTGTCCTGGCCTCGGGCTCCCCCCGCAGGCGCGAACTGTTGTCCGACCTCGGGTTGACCTTCGACGTACACCCGAGCCCGCTTGAGGAACCTCTGCCCGAACCGGACGAATCCCCCGCCGCCTATGTCCTGCGCATGGCCGAACTGAAAACCCTGGACGTGGCAGCCCGCTTCCGGGGGGCGACGATCATCGGCGCGGATACGGCTGTGGTCCTGGGCAGCCGGATCATGGGCAAGCCGCAGTCCAAGCTCGACGCCCTGGAGATGCTGACCACCCTGTCCGGCGCGACCCACCAGGTCGTCAGCGGATTCTGCGTGGTCCTGCCCGACGGCAAGACCCTGTCCGAGGCCGTGAGCACGGACGTGGACATGCGCGAATCCACCGAGGGGGAGCTGATGAGCTACATCGAGACGGGCGAACCCGAGGACAAGGCCGGAGCCTACGCCATCCAGGGAATGGGCACCTTCCTGGTCACGGCCATACGCGGCTCCTACACCAACGTGGTCGGCCTGCCTGTGGCGAGAGTGCTGGAAGTTTTAGTATCTTGGGGTGTCATCGTTCCAAGACAAGGCTGAAAAATCGCGCATTCGTGGGTTTTTCCTTGTGAAATCCCGACCAGATTCCACTTAAACCCCACTTGAGATAAGAAGTGGGATCGTCCATATTAAAATTAAATTGCAGACCTTTTGGTATGGGTGAAGGCGTTCATCTGAGCCAAATGGTTGCGATGATGGGTTCCATTGGGAGCATTCACTGCGGCGGGCTACCCTTGGCTGACGCAAAAGCGCTGGATTCCACACTTTCGTTACGTGGCGGCTACCATTCTAACCTATTAGAATAGCTAAGAACATCCAAAAAATTGTGCACTAGCAGGAGGTATAATGAAATATACAGGAGCATGCCTGTGCGGCAAGGTCGCCTTTGAGGTGGAAGGAGATTTTGATCATTTTTACCTTTGTCATTGCGAACGATGCCGTAAAGACACCGGGTCCTCCCATGCCGCGAATTTGTTTTCCTCCACAGCCAAGTTGAGATGGCTGTCTGGGGAAGAAGAAGTACGGACATTCAACTTCAATTCAACAGGGCATATCAAGAGTTTTTGCAGCATTTGCGGTTCGGCTCTTCCTAATATTCAAATGGATGGAACCCTTCTTGTCGTTCCAGCGGGCAGCCTCGACAGTGATATACCAATGAGAGCGGATGGCCACATTTTTATCGCCAATAAAGCCAACTGGGATTTTGAACTGGAGAGTTTACCTACATTCGACCGGCTCCCCGGAGAAGATGAAGGGGCAACAAAAGGATAGCACGTTTGAGAAGTGGACATCGGCAGTCGGGAAAGTGGGTTCATTTAGTCGGCTTGCCGCTCGCAAGTATTTTGAAAGTACTCTTGAAGTGGGGAGATGTGATCCCAAAGGGGCGGTGTGCGCTGTTTTGAAGATGTCCAACCCTGCCCCTCCCACAGGGGCCATTGAATATGACAATAGATGACAAAGAAGTGTCAAAAATTAATAATGATATTGTGATGTTCCATTCGATAAATGCATGGTTTTCTGAAAAGGAAGATATCGAATTTTAACGATCGCTGATTCTTGGACAATACTTTGATGCGGTGGAGTTCCGATGCGCAAAAGACAAATCGGTTTTTATCCACATATCGGATTTGTGATTACTGGCAGGCCAGCGGTTGACGGACGGGAAAGCCCTTCCCCTTACCGCACATGAATTTGAGCTGATGCATGCTTGGCGGCGTTACGAGGAGAAGACCGAAACTCCCACACAGGTCCCCACATAACCGCGCCTGATGAAGTAAAATATCAACAATGATAGAGTGTTAACGTTACCCTCCGAACCGAAGTCGTCGGATCGCCCCTGGCTCGAATTCTAGAAGTTCTACTATCATGGGGTGTTATCGTTTCAAGGCAGGGCTGAAAAATCGTACATTCGCGGTATGTTCCAGGCAAACTCTCCGCCAAGGGTATGCCAAGGCTGATGACTACGGATAGTTACAGCAGAAAAACGTGGATCAACGTGGTCGGCCTTTTCAAGGCCAGGATTATTGAAGTCCTGGTCCGTTCTGGTATCATCGAACCGGGCAAGAGTTGATGCCGGTTTTCGTTCGACGGAGTCCGGCACATCTCGGTATAACCTATGCAGGAACAAGGAGTCCGCCATGATCGAAACTTCGGAACAGACCGTCAAAGCCATTCTCCAGGCCCTCGAAGGGTCAATGACCATATTCCCCAACCTGGTCCGGTCCATTCCGGCCGACGCGTTGGACATCAAGCGTGGTGAAGGATTCTGGACCCTGCACGAACACGCCGCCCATTTGGCCGACGTCCAGCCCATGGGGCTGGAGAGGATGCGGCGCATCCTGACCGAGGACGTGCCGGAATTCATGCCGTTCATTCCGGCCCAGGAAGAAGCTGCCGAAGTTCCTCCCCTGCCCTCGGTGGAGAAGATCATCGCCGACTTCACGGCCGCGCGCGGACAACAGCTCAAGATGCTGAAAAAAGCCTCCCCGGACGACTGGAAACGGACCGCTATTCATCCCGAATACGAGCAATACGGCTTGTTTATCTTCGTCCGGCACATCCTCATGCACGACCACTGGCACATGTACCGGATGGAGGAGTTGTGGCTGACCAGAGATGACTACCTGTCCCGGCTCGAGGGCTAGGCATCCAGTCGCTCCGCCGCCCCCAACAGGCGAAGCGGAGAACAAGGAATCACAATGGATTTACGAATACAAAGCGACTGCAAGGGCGTCGACTGGCAGGAAGTGTCCAACATTCTGAAACGGGTCGGCATGGCTCATTACGCGCCCGAGGTGCACGCCAAGGCATTCGGTGCGAGCCACACCACCGTGTTCGTCCATGACGGAGACAGGCTGGTCGGCTTCGGCCGGGCCATCTCCGACGGGGCGTATCAGGCGGCGCTCTACGACTGCGCCGTGCTCCCTGAATACCAGGGAAACGGGATCGGGGGCTCGATCATGCACGCCATCCTCGACGGCGTAGGTGACTGCAACGTCATCCTGTATGCTGCGCCCGGCAAGGAAGGCTTCTACCGGAAGCAGGGGTTCAGCCTGATGAAGACGGGCATGGCCCGGTTCGTCGGGACCGACATCATGCGGGAAAAGGGCTTCATCGAATAGTCGCCCTCCTCTCGCTGATTATTTTTTGATGAACCGGGCGAGATAGGTGAATTCGCCCAGGTCGACCACGGCGTCGGGGACAAACCCGTACGGCGAGGTCAGCCGG
It encodes the following:
- a CDS encoding DinB family protein, encoding MIETSEQTVKAILQALEGSMTIFPNLVRSIPADALDIKRGEGFWTLHEHAAHLADVQPMGLERMRRILTEDVPEFMPFIPAQEEAAEVPPLPSVEKIIADFTAARGQQLKMLKKASPDDWKRTAIHPEYEQYGLFIFVRHILMHDHWHMYRMEELWLTRDDYLSRLEG
- a CDS encoding GNAT family N-acetyltransferase, translating into MDLRIQSDCKGVDWQEVSNILKRVGMAHYAPEVHAKAFGASHTTVFVHDGDRLVGFGRAISDGAYQAALYDCAVLPEYQGNGIGGSIMHAILDGVGDCNVILYAAPGKEGFYRKQGFSLMKTGMARFVGTDIMREKGFIE